The following are encoded in a window of Danio aesculapii chromosome 12, fDanAes4.1, whole genome shotgun sequence genomic DNA:
- the LOC130238153 gene encoding integumentary mucin C.1 isoform X1: MRLSLLLFISVLALSALSITTNAQLLFETPAATTISDTTTTSEVTTTTLVPPTSAVILTTTTEMTTTLETTTTPDTAITTETTTTHDTATTPDTATTTETATTTTEMTTTTEMTTTTEMTTTTEMTTTPDTATTTEMTTTPDTATTTETTTTPYTATTTETATTTEMTTTPDTATTTEMTTTPDTATTTETATTTDTATTTDTATTTETATTTPDTATTTEMTTTTPDTATTTEMTTTTPDTATTTEMTTTTPDTATTTEMTTTTPDTATTTEMTTTTPDTATTTEMTTTTPDTATTTEMTTTTPDTATTTEMTTTTPDTATTTEMTTTTPDTATTTEVTTTTPDTATTSEMTTTSEMTTTTSPSITTLSPTTRTVMATTNGMTTSAVTTTTSPSITTLAPTTSTVITDTFATTISSTTLKVPTTMNATSAIAQKPLRVVGLKVIFSTNLDITDNATFTLILQQVKNQLVNYGLASSTVLTSRDLRKI; this comes from the exons ATGAGGCTGTCTCTGCTGCTGTTCATATCAGTCCTGGCACTCA GTGCCTTATCAATCACGACCAATGCACAATTATTATTTGAGACACCTGCAGCGACAACAATATCTGACACGACAACAACATCTGAGGTGACAACAACAACTTTAGTGCCCCCAACATCTGCAGTGATATTGACAACAACAACTGAAATGACAACAACACTTGAGACAACAACAACACCTGATACGGCAATAACAACTGAGACGACAACAACACATGATACGGCAACAACACCTGATACGGCAACAACAACTGagacagcaacaacaacaactgaaatGACAACAACAACTGAAATGACAACAACAACTGAAATGACAACAACAACTGAAATGACAACAACACCTGACACGGCAACAACAACTGAAATGACTACAACACCTGATACAGCAACAACAACTGAGACGACAACAACACCTTATACGGCAACAACAACTGAGACGGCAACAACAACTGAAATGACAACAACACCTGACACGGCAACAACAACTGAAATGACAACAACACCTGATACAGCAACAACAACTGAGACGGCAACAACAACTGATACGGCAACAACAACTGATACGGCAACAACAACTGAGACGGCAACAACAACACCTGATACGGCAACAACAACTGAGATGACAACAACAACACCTGATACGGCAACAACAACTGAGATGACAACAACAACACCTGATACAGCAACAACAACTGAGATGACAACAACAACACCTGATACGGCAACAACAACTGAGATGACAACAACAACACCTGATACAGCAACAACAACTGAGATGACAACAACAACACCTGATACGGCAACAACAACTGAGATGACAACAACAACACCTGATACGGCAACAACAACTGAGATGACAACAACAACACCTGATACGGCAACAACAACTGAGATGACAACAACAACACCTGATACGGCAACAACAACTGAGATGACAACAACAACACCTGATACGGCAACAACAACTGAGGTGACAACAACAACACCTGATACGGCAACAACATCTGAGATGACAACAACATCTGAGATGACAACAACGACTTCTCCATCTATAACAACACTTTCACCAACCACAAGAACTGTGATGGCAACAACAAATGGGATGACAACATCTGCCGTGACAACAACGACATCTCCATCAATAACAACACTTGCACCAACCACAAGTACTGTGATAACAGATACATTTGCAACAACAATCTCATCAACAACACTGAAAG TACCCACCACAATGAACGCCACGTCAG ctattGCACAAAAGCCTTTAAGAG TTGTTGGACTTAAAGTGATTTTTAGCACAAATCTGGATATAACAGACAATGCAACCTTCACACTAATTTTGCAGCAA GTGAAAAACCAGCTGGTCAATTATGGTCTTGCAAGCAGCACAGTACTGACATCAAGAGACCTGCGAAAAATCTAA
- the LOC130238153 gene encoding integumentary mucin C.1 isoform X2 yields MRLSLLLFISVLALSALSITTNAQLLFETPAATTISDTTTTSEVTTTTLVPPTSAVILTTTTEMTTTLETTTTPDTAITTETTTTHDTATTPDTATTTETATTTTEMTTTTEMTTTTEMTTTTEMTTTPDTATTTEMTTTPDTATTTETTTTPYTATTTETATTTEMTTTPDTATTTEMTTTPDTATTTETATTTDTATTTEMTTTTPDTATTTEMTTTTPDTATTTEMTTTTPDTATTTEMTTTTPDTATTTEMTTTTPDTATTTEMTTTTPDTATTTEMTTTTPDTATTTEMTTTTPDTATTTEMTTTTPDTATTTEVTTTTPDTATTSEMTTTSEMTTTTSPSITTLSPTTRTVMATTNGMTTSAVTTTTSPSITTLAPTTSTVITDTFATTISSTTLKVPTTMNATSAIAQKPLRVVGLKVIFSTNLDITDNATFTLILQQVKNQLVNYGLASSTVLTSRDLRKI; encoded by the exons ATGAGGCTGTCTCTGCTGCTGTTCATATCAGTCCTGGCACTCA GTGCCTTATCAATCACGACCAATGCACAATTATTATTTGAGACACCTGCAGCGACAACAATATCTGACACGACAACAACATCTGAGGTGACAACAACAACTTTAGTGCCCCCAACATCTGCAGTGATATTGACAACAACAACTGAAATGACAACAACACTTGAGACAACAACAACACCTGATACGGCAATAACAACTGAGACGACAACAACACATGATACGGCAACAACACCTGATACGGCAACAACAACTGagacagcaacaacaacaactgaaatGACAACAACAACTGAAATGACAACAACAACTGAAATGACAACAACAACTGAAATGACAACAACACCTGACACGGCAACAACAACTGAAATGACTACAACACCTGATACAGCAACAACAACTGAGACGACAACAACACCTTATACGGCAACAACAACTGAGACGGCAACAACAACTGAAATGACAACAACACCTGACACGGCAACAACAACTGAAATGACAACAACACCTGATACAGCAACAACAACTGAGACGGCAACAACAA CTGATACGGCAACAACAACTGAGATGACAACAACAACACCTGATACGGCAACAACAACTGAGATGACAACAACAACACCTGATACAGCAACAACAACTGAGATGACAACAACAACACCTGATACGGCAACAACAACTGAGATGACAACAACAACACCTGATACAGCAACAACAACTGAGATGACAACAACAACACCTGATACGGCAACAACAACTGAGATGACAACAACAACACCTGATACGGCAACAACAACTGAGATGACAACAACAACACCTGATACGGCAACAACAACTGAGATGACAACAACAACACCTGATACGGCAACAACAACTGAGATGACAACAACAACACCTGATACGGCAACAACAACTGAGGTGACAACAACAACACCTGATACGGCAACAACATCTGAGATGACAACAACATCTGAGATGACAACAACGACTTCTCCATCTATAACAACACTTTCACCAACCACAAGAACTGTGATGGCAACAACAAATGGGATGACAACATCTGCCGTGACAACAACGACATCTCCATCAATAACAACACTTGCACCAACCACAAGTACTGTGATAACAGATACATTTGCAACAACAATCTCATCAACAACACTGAAAG TACCCACCACAATGAACGCCACGTCAG ctattGCACAAAAGCCTTTAAGAG TTGTTGGACTTAAAGTGATTTTTAGCACAAATCTGGATATAACAGACAATGCAACCTTCACACTAATTTTGCAGCAA GTGAAAAACCAGCTGGTCAATTATGGTCTTGCAAGCAGCACAGTACTGACATCAAGAGACCTGCGAAAAATCTAA